Within Wyeomyia smithii strain HCP4-BCI-WySm-NY-G18 chromosome 2, ASM2978416v1, whole genome shotgun sequence, the genomic segment cagaattgtcTCAGAAACTGTGTGCTGCAGAATTGTACAAAATGTAAGCAAAATACTTATGtcttttataaaaatacatatAATTGTTTACCTGTGTACTTTAAATTTTAGCCGGTTTGGTGTTTAAACCTGACTTACAAGTAGCTCAAAGCACGATCAATAAACTACTTTTATGGACCTGTTACGACGAGTGCGGCTACGGTTGCATGTGGCAAACGACGAGTGGTTTTTTAAAGCGGAATTGGACGGTTCCGCAGTTTTACGGTAAGTGGCCTTTCATTCGTGCCCTCGGTCTTCAAGAACCAGCTTCAGTGTTTTTCTCGATGACCAACTTCTATACGCATTACTCAATGCTAAAAAAGTTTCGCCGAGAAGTTCGTCCCGATAGTCCCATGTACACGCTGTGGCACGTATTTTCCTACATCTGTCTGAACGCGTGGATTTGGTCGACAGTTTTTCACGCACGAGATTTCCCTATCACTGAGTTATTCGACTACGCATTTGCTTACTCTATGGTTTTGGCTTCCTTCTACTGCATGGTGATAAGAATGATCCACCGGAGATCGAAATACTTACGAATTGCATTTAGTGTGCTGTGTGTGATTTTCTTTGTGAATCATTTCTCCTATTTAAGCGTTGGTAGATTCGACTATGCTTACAATATGAAAGCCAATATCGTAACAGGTAAGTTCGGCAAATACTAAAATTTTTCCGGATTGCACGAAAACAAGTTTGTTGATTGGCTAGGAATGACCGGTGCAGCAGGATGGatttcttggtgcttcttccaGCGTCGCAAACGCCGTTATGTGTGGAAGTGCTTTATATTCATTGTGTTGGCCACTTCTTCGCTGTTGCTGGAAATCAATGACTTCCCACCGATTCTCTGGACGTTTGATGCCCATTCCATATGGCATTTGATAACTGCACCCTTGACAGTTTTATTCTACAGGTATGCCCAAAgaacatttttcagttttaagcTCTATATTAAAACTGCTGTTTTCTTTTAGCTTCATCATTGATGATTGCAAAAGTTTGAGACAAGAATTGTATGGCAGTGAGCAAGGTGATACGCGGAAATTATTATGAAACCGAGGAATGAAGAGTGCCACTAGAACAAATATACTCTAGGATGTAAAGCAGTTAAACGTACTTTTTAGAGAATTAGAATCAAAAGACTTGAGCTGTAGTATCGCAGACTTCTCTACTTAGGGAAAGAATTTATTTCTTCCACTGCCAGCAAGTAGCAGTTAGTTAAAGACAATAATTCTACAGTTGAGCGAACTTAGGCTGCAATAGTATTATGGTAATGAAATAAGTTGTCCAGTAGAGAATGTTCTGTTTTCCTCCAACGTAAAGGGCGAAAACCAACTATTAGTATAGGTTTTAGTGTATATTTCTTGGTCGAGAAATTCTTAAACAGGTTGACAGGAGATTTTAGAAGCTGTTCTTCAAACTGTAGAGATCGGATTCCAATAAACAGTGGTGTCGGCAGGTCAGCGACCATTATAGATGATCAATTCATATACTGTTTGACGAATATTTATTAACAAACGTTACTAGTCCTAAACCTACGCCCGTTCAATAAAACTGCAAAACACCGTTATACCTACCAATGTGTTTGGAACGGACTACAACCCGAAACTCCAATATATTCCTACTattctcattttattttatgtcCCAgtgtttgaattaaaaaatcacCAGAATTGTTCGCAAAACCACGACcgtaaggttgacgtagaactacatatggttgtttgttacattacttgtattgaatatgctTAAAATTTCGTGCAAAAGAGGAGTTTAAGTGCTACCGAAATTCAGTTTGCACATGCATCACTGAACAGAAATGGAACATacactatacaacgcaaacaagtttcaacagtcagagtgcatgaagattaaaataaaaattgaataataCTTGAATAAATGCTTTTAATTCTAGCggaaaacaagaaaatattaaatcttaaaTAATTTGTTGGTTGTCTTCATAAAGACAATTGCTGTTTAGTTTTATATCagatataatgttgatcgcatctgtgtgctaccCCAACAGAGGTCATTGAGACGTTTTTCTGGTAACACAGTTGAAacctgttttcacactgaaaattcgatggcccatatattttgaatgccagcatcccaaaacgtttgtgtgttgtcaaaatacggcaacttttcattagaggaagtgccggctaatgtaaatgtacctactactgatgctgcccgctactgcacaaaggcagctttttactagaggatGTTGTTCTCCGCTGCCACTGTAAGgattgttgtagtcgctgtttagaactaatatgagTCGTTTCgggcaggctcttatatagaccaaatagcacattttaaatttctaggtCTATAGTTCTGTCGAccatgcttgggaaagcaatcatataacgaccaatcaaaggtcgaattGTGCGTTTTCAcatggcttgacaattttcaatagtacaatagttcgaaaaataaaattacaactttctgcatttaaGAGGAATCTGAGAaggttttccaatcgattgctgcaagaacgaaggaaatccatcgaaaactaaccgagttACTATTATtaaggggagctccgtagccgcaaagtTACAAAGTCTGCTCTTGTAAGcaagtggtcgtgggttcgaatcttagtagaatcaggctatttggttgtcaaaggacttcagcatgggtttattctcaggctccccaccacgtacccttccttcaatctgaattctacagtaccgtTGTTGACTCTCCccctaataaaaaaataagtccctattataataaaactggtttgagtaacgtatgaaagttctctccaagtTATTGTAATTAGGCGAAATTGTTagaatggacagaggctcggtaaagTAGAAcaagtaagcttgaaacgaaaaggtaaaacttacacacaagcacggatatgagaGATAaccgtatcacttacttcaatagtgatactgccaataatatgaagtgcggagtacagaaaacacctgggcaatatcacaatagatctaatctctggtcgcagtgatgagtccagacaggaaaaaaaaccgagttgttagcatttgaaatgggacatattcttcactttttccggttttagattttcattttacttccctatgtagccgaatttGTAGCTGAAATTCCTGAGAAaaatagttctacgtcaaaaaatcaaaTCTTCAAATGCCACGAATAAAATATGAACGAGTCAAGTCGAAGAGACTTTTCTCCATAAAAAAGATGGAAATTCGATTTCGtgctgttatttattttttcaatgtgtAGGTCTCCTAAAATCAAGATTTTTCAAAGTTTATTCTACAATGTCAATAAAATTATATATTCGCTATTCTTCTGTATATATGATTTGGTGTGGTTGACTAACATTAAATAATACTAAGTACTGTTACTTTTCttccaaaatttttttaattataaatacaattaCACATCGATTATAAATTTACCGTATTTGATGAATATAAAAGTTTTCGGGTGTGTTCAATGCTGTGTTTATgttttaaaattagaaaaaccTGTTTGTAAAACTAGCTCAAGCTCGAAATGGAAGGTTAGTTAATTGCTTAAATTATATGTTTATTCAGATAAGGCGGTGAGTAGCTTCCGATGAATAATTCTACTTAAGATTTCATTGCCTTGTTTTAGATTAGTCTACTGCGTCACGGTGGACTCATTTGCATCGCTGTCTTTCTTGTTTTCTTCGTCATCATCGTCACATGGCGGAAGGTCTCCAATCGTCCTGGCGCAGATCGCCGATAGTACAAGGAAGAATCCTCCAGCGTAAAATGCCGAGTCCCACTGTTTGGTAATATCATACATCATCCCGGCTAACGGCGGTCCTAGCAGGCTACCGATGCCCTGTACCAACAGGCACAGTCCGTAGGCAACGGTGAAGTCATCCATGCTTACCAGCCGTACCATGATGACGGGAGTAAACGAGAATGTACTGGCGAATGTAACGCCGAACAATACGCTCATGGCGACCATGAGATAGTAGCTTGACACCGCAAACGGAATCGCAAAAATCGATAGTCCACACACTATGcgaataaaaatgttttatagtAATAAAAGATTGGCACTTAAGATGCTCGACAGGTTTCACTTACATGCTAAACACAACGCGTAAGTTTTTGTCACATTGACCCAAGGTTGGTCACCGAGCCAGCCTAGACAGACCATGCCGATCGTGTTGGTGACACCAATTATGGAAATCATATTCGCTCCATCCTGTTCGCTGAATCCGTTCATCAGCATGAAATCGGGGATGTAGAAATAAGGGATGATGTACCTATGAGTGAGCAATAACAGAAATATGTTGGGTATAATTTTGATTTAAACCACACAAAATAGATAGAGCAATTACTTACCAGGTAAACAGGAGTAGTGTTGATATGGACATCATGCAAAATTTGAACTCGAAGAACAAAGAGAAATTGAACATTGTTTTCAATGCATCGAAGAAGGTTTCGTACCATGTCTGGAAGCAGAAATCAGCAAGAAAATTGGGACGAATTACTTTGGAATAATGAAACTGGATTTAGTTTGTAAGATTTTTCTGTGCAGTACCTATATTTGTGGTGCTTGTGATGCTACTAAGGGTAGAGATTTATttgagtacactaaggtcgctttttacgcggttttttacgcggattccggaatttacgcggtattttttttgcccggatttcggttccccttcactcggaatgcaaaattaacgatgattttttttacgcggattccggaatttacgcggattccggaatttacacgttttttttacgcggcacgtatcccccgcggaaaaagcgactttacccaacaaacaattttgttgtataacAGCTTGTTAAGCTTTCGTTCAGCCGAAATCCGCCCAATAGCAGCTTAACAAGCTATAAATCAACAAATTTGTTTGTTGGGTAGTGTATATAATTTGACGGTTGAACTACGGAAACGAACCAGTATGTGGCAATAAGcctattttttctagtttgttAGCGTGCACGTTATCACTTATGATTTGTGCTACAATAACTATATTTAGTCTGGAATCGCATATGAGCCACATGTTGATTTTCTCTTTTATATATTTCACGGGACAAGTGATTTTAACACGTCACTGCTATGCGATTATGAGTCGTAATGTTCTCAAAGCTTCAtactatgctatgctatgaTAAACAAGAGTATAGAGAAATAGTGTCGAACATAGTGCAATATTGGCCGATGTTGTTAGACGGATTTAtaggtgggctggacatgtgaaTGTCCAATGTTGTATGTTTGTACTACTTGAATTTGTTATTGGAAAAGTTCAGTGTTTATATAATGCTTTTcaagaaaacaaataaaattaaaaaaaaaacattttttttctcgacAATTCTCTCCAGTCTTCTCTAACATTCTTTCATTGAGTGCATCTTTTACTAATATGAACAAATACATACAGATACAGataaatcaaatttaaatttgattaaAACTTTCGGTTATACTGTTTACCCGTTTAGATTCGAACCCGTGTCATATCGATTGAAATCCGTTGTCTAACCCCTCGGAAGTCATCTGAAATGTGACATGCGCAGTGTTAAAAGTCGATGTAGTTTAACAAGTCTTATCCTATCGAAACAATCATTGCTTAAAGCACGCGAACGTGCTGAATGGTGAATTTTTTATCGTATAATTGCTATTATACAAAGCAATGTTTACATGCAATGATATTTTATTTTCACCTCAGGACTTGCTTAGATGGGTGGCACCGTCTGCTACTATAATGTCTCATTCGAGACATCATTGAAGTGCAGCACTTGGCATAGGTAAGCCAAAGTGTATTTTCAAGAAGTGATTGCAACGAAAAGTGCTAACTTATGACTCAAACATATGCGAGAGAAACATTCAGAAAGCATCAATCAAgctaaaatcaaatcaaatacagTATTTTGATAAGAAACGTAGTGTTACTACTTGGAATCAAAAAAAAGGTCTCAGCCACAAATGCTATTTTacggtgaggaaagaggatatTTCCAGTATTTCAAGGACTAATCATGAGAAGCACTGAGATTTCATCAACATAATGCTTGTTCAATACGTAGTTCTATGTGAGGTAATAAAACCTTTATAAAACGTTTACCGAATGTCCGGTATAACATATCTTCATTTGTCAATGGTTGTCAATACATATTCGTATTGTAACTGATTTATCGTATACCTCCTagctagtctcgaggtacgatgcaggCCTAACAAGCCTGTCGTCATATGTTTGAATAGCgggtcgggagagactgttggtatcaacaggatcatagcgctaaccccgcaattgtcctgtatactatAATAGTTGGCTGCAAAACATGTGTCCAATAAAACAGGAAGATCAAGCTTCGACAGCGAAATGGTTATaactagagactgtgttataaagagatacgcaaagagaaaagcagtaaatatggcaaccctttgctaatattctattttaaacaattctgcCAACCACATTtttttcgcatgacttttcatacgcactagagagtgtaatgaaatttcgaaactttgtaaggatatattactgagtttcaatGCTTGTTCTTAcagttatttaattttcaatgcatcactcaAAATATCAGCATGACGAACATAATTTTCGTAAAACCATATTTGCATGTGATACACAGAATTTATACTGATTGcaacacacattctgtacgaaaagtaacacgcatgagtttgtttactttgcacacttggagcttcgatttgacggttcacttggagctttcgacctcactctttgcgtatctgttcataacaccgtctgtagttAGAACCTGTGGATCACATTTCTGTGCTTCACTGAGTAAAGGGTGTCCCACATTGAATTGCATCACGGAAAAATGCTGAAGAAAATTATTGCGTATTTTGTCTTGAAAGATTGGGTAGAAGTAGTTTGAAGTGTCTTGTTTACACTGTCTTTTTCGCTCTCAGTTTTTCTAAAATTGGAATTGCCGTTACCCGAAAAGCAACGTCGCTCTCATTGTGACATCGGAAAACATATCTGCAGTCAACAGTGAGTCGTGTGATTGAAAGTGCTACGAAACTCTGAGCATCGAACGGAAGGAGACCAGAATGTTAGTTCTATCAGTGATTAGGATCACAAGCGTGTTGTGAAAGCGTTTACGTGGAATCCCAATGCTCCAAAAAGTTGAATCTATTTAAGTTTCTCGGTCAGAGAGCCAAGGATCGAAAGGAACTGCATACGTGCAAAGTGCAGAAGGGTCCAAATCAGGaccaagttggattcaaatctggaaaagtgttactcagttcaactttgcacgagttcatgccaaaTCGTGACGAACGGCGAAAAACGGTGAGAAAGTCGAAGGCCCGGGAACTGTCGGGATGCCAGGTGCTGACGAAGCCACATTGTCTCTTCATGGATGATGCGACTTACATCAAGGTGGATTTCCGGCAGCTTCCAGGGCTTCTTTCTTTCAACTGCCCAGCACAAGTTTGATATTCTGTAGGAAGTAAGGAAACAGAAACTGTCAAAGTTTGCCGAGAAATAGCTGATTTGGCAAGCGATCTGCTCATGTGGCGAAAAGAGTGCACCGTTCGCGACCACCACACCGGGACTGCAAACGGGGAGATCACTCAAGGAGTGTATACAGAAGCGTCTACTTCCTTTGTTGAAGCAACACGAGGGATTTACGATCTTCTGGTCGGATTTGGCTCGGGGTCATTTACGTACCCAAAGACATAAACCCAAAGGAAGTCAAATCTGAGGAGGACATGATGAAAAAGTGGGGTACCGTACAAAACAAAGTTGCAGCTAGATGTTATAGAAAACCTAATGAGTGGAGTTAAGCGTAAGGTGCGAGCGTACAGTTATGGCATggaagtaaaataaaataaatatgccAAATGCTTACTAAGGAGTTGTATTTTATTGTctgaaagtttaaaaaaaaggtcAACTAGGTAATTTTCTACAGAGATTTTTCCGTGACTCAATTTGATGTGGGACCCCCTCTAGTGCAATACCCATTTTGAATATTGCTGCACCCCTAAAAGTTTATCATAATCTAAAATGGGCAGAGTTACTCTATCACTTGATTCCGACATCTCAGAGCAGGAGTTTCCAGACCTTTTGCTCGGCGGAGTACTTTAGCTACTCAAACTTAAATTATTCAGCAGAGCACTTGCATTTTTCAATCGATGATCGAAATGATGCAACAATCCAGGTTAGCTAGCAAATTTTTATAACTGTAAATCAAGGTACCGCTACGCAACGTCAGATCTAGCGAGAACTTCCATATCCCAACCTTTTGGGGAACTAACAAGGATACAAGTAACCTGAGTGAAGATCCTCGGTGGAAATCTTGACCCTATGCTAACTGAGGAAGGTTTCgcggccctagtaaggcagtatCTCGAAAGTGCCCCACTGTAAACAATTCAGAAGTAAATACGAACAGGCGAACGAAGAGGGGAAATGATTTGAAACTCGGAAACTGTGAATAGTGCAGGTACCTAGGAAGTGTGGTCGCCGTAGACGGGTAAGCGTGGGCTCCGAGCGGTAGATCCTATCACGAAAACGGCTTCTAAATACCACGTACCTGTAATGAGAAAACTATCGCATTccgcgttacgtaatatacAAATGTTCTCTAAAGGATTTTTGATTTATTCGTGACTATTacacaataataaaaatagaaatataaGATTTTGCaattaaatatcaaaaaatgttttggAATGCCATTTGATTATGGCAACAAGAAAACGATTCACAGTTTTGCCAAAGAAAGCACAATTTGTTAGAATCTGTATTTTATTGGAGCATTTCTTCCGCAGCCATTATTAACTTGCTGAAAATACATGACGAAGGTGTCAACTACTCTGATAAcggaaatttcattcatgaaaatTACAGTTTAATTTCGAGGATGCCGCAAAATTGACGAAATATTTAGCTGTGCCTGGGGTAATAAGCACCGTTGAGGCAAGATGAACGTCCTCCGATTTAAAATggagaaacattttaataacaaaataataactcTATCATTTGAATTTATGTTTTCTATAGTAACCCTGTCAATTCAGCAGCACTGCATTGTTAGgaaatgtaaataaatacaaaaaaagttttcgtgGCATACGGTCtagttttttttctcagctGAATTACGTGTTTTTAGCTCTCCAATTGTTGCTTTCCATCAGCGAAAAGTGTTATCGCATCGAATATAGACGTTGAGCAACATATTTCTGATAAAATATCAGTAAGTTTCGACGAGCAATACAGTTATGTAACCAGAAACATTCGGTTGTTACTTTTGGGGCTAAACACTTCCGAAAGCTCGGAGCAAAAGAACTCTTTGTAAACACATTTTTTGCTTACATTTCATATCATTTCCAAAAATGTCCGGAAGTCCAATCGGCGGTCATGGACCGTTGAACAGCTACGTGCTAGAGGTAATCAAAACCGGTACAGTAAGGTCGTTTtgtacgtgtttttttacgcgggttgctttcctccattactcaaaacggtacaagatatcgacctcatttggtcggtgttaagtcagaccggaccaagtgacattttgatcatttcgagaaaaacgagtttgaagtttgttgctctgggaattttgaagttttcaatatttttgcgcagttttgatgttattaattggagtaactctctaactgtatcatgcaatgtgacaattgaaaaa encodes:
- the LOC129725385 gene encoding post-GPI attachment to proteins factor 3 isoform X1, producing MINFQWLAAIVFLSIYFIRQICASTGDQSQFFQNCLRNCVLQNCTKSGLVFKPDLQVAQSTINKLLLWTCYDECGYGCMWQTTSGFLKRNWTVPQFYGKWPFIRALGLQEPASVFFSMTNFYTHYSMLKKFRREVRPDSPMYTLWHVFSYICLNAWIWSTVFHARDFPITELFDYAFAYSMVLASFYCMVIRMIHRRSKYLRIAFSVLCVIFFVNHFSYLSVGRFDYAYNMKANIVTGMTGAAGWISWCFFQRRKRRYVWKCFIFIVLATSSLLLEINDFPPILWTFDAHSIWHLITAPLTVLFYSFIIDDCKSLRQELYGSEQGDTRKLL
- the LOC129725385 gene encoding post-GPI attachment to proteins factor 3 isoform X2 — protein: MDLLRRVRLRLHVANDEWFFKAELDGSAVLRVGRFDYAYNMKANIVTGMTGAAGWISWCFFQRRKRRYVWKCFIFIVLATSSLLLEINDFPPILWTFDAHSIWHLITAPLTVLFYSFIIDDCKSLRQELYGSEQGDTRKLL